A genome region from Camelina sativa cultivar DH55 chromosome 10, Cs, whole genome shotgun sequence includes the following:
- the LOC104717180 gene encoding ATPase 2, plasma membrane-type — translation MSSLEDIKNETVDLEKIPIEEVFQQLKCSREGLTTQEGEDRIQIFGPNKLEEKKESKLLKFLGFMWNPLSWVMEMAAIMAIALANGDGRPPDWQDFVGIICLLVINSTISFIEENNAGNAAAALMAGLAPKTKVLRDGKWSEQEAAILVPGDIVSIKLGDIIPADARLLEGDPLKVDQSALTGESLPVTKHPGQEVFSGSTCKQGEIEAVVIATGVHTFFGKAAHLVDSTNQVGHFQKVLTAIGNFCICSIAIGMVIEIIVMYPIQRRKYRDGIDNLLVLLIGGIPIAMPTVLSVTMAIGSHRLSQQGAITKRMTAIEEMAGMDVLCSDKTGTLTLNKLSVDKNLVEVFCKGVEKDQVLLFAAMASRVENQDAIDAAMVGMLADPKEARAGIREIHFLPFNPVDKRTALTYIDGSGNWHRVSKGAPEQILELAKASNDLSKKVLSIIDKYAERGLRSLAVARQVVPEKTKESPGAPWEFVGLLPLFDPPRHDSAETIRRALNLGVNVKMITGDQLAIGKETGRRLGMGTNMYPSSALLGTHKDANLASIPVEELIEKADGFAGVFPEHKYEIVKKLQERKHIVGMTGDGVNDAPALKKADIGIAVADATDAARGASDIVLTEPGLSVIISAVLTSRAIFQRMKNYTIYAVSITIRIVFGFMLIALIWEFDFSAFMVLIIAILNDGTIMTISKDRVKPSPTPDSWKLREIFATGVVLGGYQAIMTVIFFWAAHKTDFFSDTFGVRSIRDNNHELMGAVYLQVSIISQALIFVTRSRSWSFVERPGALLMIAFLIAQLIATLIAVYANWEFAKIRGIGWGWAGVIWLYSIVTYFPLDVFKFAIRYILSGKAWLNLFENKTAFTMKKDYGKEEREAQWAHAQRTLHGLQPKEADNTFPEKGSYRELSEIAEQAKRRAEIARLRELHTLKGHVESVVKLKGLDIETPSHYTV, via the exons ATGTCGAGTCTCGAGGATATTAAGAACGAGACTGTTGATCTG gaaaaaATTCCGATTGAGGAAGTTTTCCAGCAGCTAAAATGTTCAAGGGAAGGATTGACAACACAGGAAGGGGAGGACAGGATTCAGATCTTTGGTCCCAACAAGCTCGAAGAGAAAAAG GAAAGCAAACTTCTGAAGTTTTTGGGGTTTATGTGGAATCCCCTTTCATGGGTCATGGAAATGGCTGCAATCATGGCTATTGCTTTGGCCAACGGTGATGGTAGGCCTCCGGATTGGCAAGATTTTGTCGGTATTATCTGTCTGTTGGTTATCAACTCCACCATCAGTTTTATCGAAGAAAACAACGCCGGTAATGCTGCTGCTGCTCTTATGGCTGGTCTTGCTCCTAAAACCAAG GTTCTTAGGGATGGAAAATGGAGTGAACAAGAAGCTGCTATTCTTGTCCCAGGAGATATTGTTAGCATCAAATTGGGAGACATTATCCCTGCTGATGCCCGTCTACTTGAAGGTGATCCTTTAAAGGTTGACCAATCTGCTCTAACTGGAGAGTCCCTTCCTGTCACCAAGCACCCGGGCCAAGAAGTATTCTCTGGTTCAACCTGCAAGCAAGGAGAAATCGAGGCGGTTGTTATTGCCACAGGGGTTCACACCTTCTTTGGTAAAGCTGCTCATCTTGTGGACAGTACAAACCAAGTTGGACATTTCCAGAAGGTTCTTACAGCCATTGGAAACTTCTGTATTTGTTCCATTGCTATCGGTATGGTGATTGAGATCATCGTCATGTACCCAATTCAACGCCGAAAGTACAGAGATGGAATTGATAACCTTTTGGTCCTCTTGATCGGTGGTATCCCCATTGCTATGCCCACGGTCTTGTCCGTGACTATGGCTATTGGGTCTCACAGGTTGTCTCAACAAGGTGCCATCACCAAGCGTATGACTGCCATCGAAGAGATGGCAGGTATGGATGTCCTGTGCAGTGACAAAACCGGGACACTAACTCTCAATAAATTGAGCGTGGACAAAAACTTGGTTGAGGTTTTCTGCAAGGGTGTGGAGAAAGACCAAGTCCTGTTGTTTGCAGCTATGGCTTCCAGGGTTGAGAACCAGGATGCCATTGATGCAGCCATGGTGGGGATGCTTGCTGATCCAAAGGAG GCTCGAGCTGGAATCAGGGAAATTCACTTCCTTCCATTCAACCCTGTGGATAAGAGAACTGCTTTGACTTACATCGACGGCAGTGGTAACTGGCACAGAGTCAGTAAAGGTGCTCCTGAGCAG ATCCTTGAACTTGCCAAAGCCAGTAATGACCTTAGCAAAAAGGTGCTCTCCATTATTGACAAGTATGCCGAGCGTGGTCTTAGGTCGTTGGCTGTTGCTCGCCAG GTGGTGCCAGAAAAAACCAAGGAAAGCCCAGGTGCTCCATGGGAATTTGTTGGTCTGTTGCCACTTTTTGATCCCCCAAGACATGACAGTGCTGAAACCATTCGAAGGGCTTTGAATCTTGGTGTTAATGTCAAGATGATCACTG GTGACCAACTTGCTATTGGTAAGGAAACCGGTCGCAGACTTGGAATGGGAACAAACATGTATCCATCTTCGGCTCTTCTTGGTACCCACAAGGATGCCAACCTTGCATCCATTCCTGTTGAGGAGTTGATCGAGAAGGCTGACGGATTTGCCGGAGTCTTCC CAGAGCACAAATACGAAATTGTGAAAAAGTTGCAGGAGAGGAAGCACATTGTTGGAATGACTGGTGATGGTGTCAATGATGCCCCAGCTCTAAAGAAAGCCGATATTGGTATCGCTGTGGCTGATGCTACAGATGCTGCTCGGGGTGCTTCAGATATCGTCCTCACTGAGCCTGGACTCAGCGTTATTATCAGCGCCGTTCTCACCAGCAGGGCTATCTTCCAGAGAATGAAGAACTACACT ATTTATGCAGTTTCAATCACAATCCGTATTGTG TTTGGATTCATGCTTATTGCTTTGATATGGGAATTCGACTTCTCAGCCTTCATGGTTCTGATCATTGCCATTCTTAACGATG GTACCATCATGACAATCTCAAAGGACAGAGTTAAGCCATCTCCCACACCTGATAGCTGGAAACTTAGAGAAATTTTTGCTACTGGAGTTGTTCTTGGAGGCTACCAGGCCATCATGACTGTTATTTTCTTCTGGGCGGCGCACAAGACTGACTTTTTCTCG GACACATTTGGTGTGAGGTCCATTAGGGACAATAACCACGAGCTAATGGGTGCTGTGTACTTACAAGTTAGTATCATTAGTCAAGCTCTGATCTTCGTCACGAGATCAAGGAGTTGGTCATTTGTTGAACGTCCTGGGGCGTTACTGATGATTGCTTTCCTCATTGCACAACTG ATTGCGACTTTGATTGCGGTTTATGCCAACTGGGAATTTGCAAAGATTAGGGGTATTGGATGGGGATGGGCTGGTGTGATCTGGCTATACAGTATTGTCACATACTTCCCATTGGACGTTTTCAAGTTTGCCATTCGATACATCTTGAGTGGAAAGGCGTGGCTCAACTTGTTTGAGAACAAGACGGCTTTCACAATGAAGAAAGATTAcggaaaagaagagagagaagctcaATGGGCACATGCTCAAAGGACACTTCACGGTTTGCAGCCAAAGGAAGCTGATAACACTTTCCCTGAGAAAGGAAGTTACAGAGAATTGTCTGAGATCGCAGAGCAAGCCAAGAGAAGAGCTGAGATCGCTAG ACTTAGGGAGCTGCACACACTCAAGGGACATGTAGAATCAGTAGTGAAGCTAAAGGGTCTGGACATTGAAACTCCAAGTCACTACACTGTGTag
- the LOC104717181 gene encoding uncharacterized protein At4g30180 — translation MERQIINKKKRVFSLEPNKNPSEVFTRKYTSHLVPALKKLNMNKNSSKQTVKHEVDMALALSAQEFAWSRFLLEKLSSSTNPTTTSSSSSNQVRILERSDKEGEIEEKLRELQKLVPGGEVMNVEEMLSEIGTYIKCLELQTVALKSIVQETT, via the coding sequence aTGGAGAggcaaatcataaacaagaagaaacGAGTATTTTCTCTTGAACCAAACAAGAACCCTAGTGAAGTTTTCACGAGGAAATACACAAGCCACTTGGTTCCTGCACTCAAGAAGCTCAACATGAACAAGAACTCTTCGAAACAAACGGTGAAGCATGAAGTAGACATGGCTTTGGCTTTGTCTGCTCAAGAATTTGCATGGAGCCGTTTCTTGCTAGAGAAGCTATCTTCCTCAACGAATCCAACCACTACTAGTAGTTCTTCTTCCAATCAAGTTCGGATTCTAGAAAGATCCGATAAAGAAGGAGAAATAGAGGAGAAGCTGAGGGAATTGCAGAAGCTTGTGCCAGGTGGAGAAGTGATGAATGTAGAAGAAATGTTGAGTGAGATTGGTACCTACATTAAATGTCTTGAGTTGCAGACGGTTGCTCTCAAGTCCATTGTTCAAGAAACTACCTGA
- the LOC104717182 gene encoding peroxidase 45-like: MEKNTAQTLFSIFSLLLLLSSCVSAQLRTGFYQRSCPNVENIVRNAVRQKFQQTFVTAPATLRLFFHDCFVRGCDASIMLASPSERDHPDDMSLAGDGFDTVIKAKQAVERDPNCRNKVSCADILALATREVVVLTGGPSYPVELGRRDGRLSTVASVQKQLPQPGFNLNQLNSMFSRHGLSQTDMIALSGAHTIGFAHCGKFSKRIYNFSPRTRIDPSINGQYALQLRQMCPIGVDPRIAINMDPVSPRTFDNAYFKNLQQGRGLFTSDQVLFTDQRSRATVNSFANSEGAFRQAFISAITKLGRVGVMTGNAGEIRRDCTRVN, from the exons ATGGAGAAGAATACTGCCCAAACCCTCTTCTccatattttctcttcttcttctcctttcttcatGTGTCTCTGCTCAGCTCCGGACAGGTTTCTACCAGAGGTCATGTCCCAACGTCGAAAACATCGTCCGTAACGCCGTCCGTCAGAAATTCCAGCAGACTTTCGTCACCGCTCCGGCCACTCTCCGCCTCTTCTTCCACGATTGCTTCGTTCGC GGATGTGATGCGTCAATAATGTTAGCATCACCGTCAGAGAGAGACCATCCAGATGACATGTCATTGGCCGGAGACGGATTCGACACGGTGATAAAGGCGAAGCAAGCCGTTGAAAGAGATCCTAACTGCCGCAACAAAGTCTCATGTGCTGACATTTTGGCTCTCGCCACTCGTGAAGTCGTGGTTTTg ACCGGAGGACCGAGCTACCCGGTGGAGCTAGGGAGGAGAGACGGCAGATTATCGACAGTAGCCAGCGTTCAAAAGCAACTGCCTCAGCCCGGTTTTAACCTAAACCAGCTTAACTCAATGTTCAGCCGTCACGGTCTCTCTCAAACCGACATGATCGCCCTCTCAG GAGCGCACACTATCGGATTCGCACATTGTGGGAAATTCTCGAAGCGTATTTACAATTTTAGCCCTAGAACACGTATTGACCCAAGTATTAACGGTCAATACGCACTTCAACTCCGACAAATGTGCCCGATCGGGGTCGACCCACGAATCGCTATCAACATGGATCCTGTCAGCCCACGTACTTTCGACAATGCTTACTTCAAGAATCTCCAACAAGGAAGGGGTTTGTTTACGTCAGACCAAGTCTTGTTCACTGACCAACGTTCTAGAGCTACGGTTAACTCGTTTGCCAACAGTGAAGGAGCTTTTAGACAAGCTTTTATCTCGGCCATCACAAAATTGGGTCGGGTTGGTGTTATGACTGGTAATGCTGGTGAGATTCGAAGAGATTGTACACGTGTCAATTAG
- the LOC104717183 gene encoding uncharacterized protein LOC104717183 — protein MASSASCHPDCKRAMKAQKYYDESQSAALVAVDLISAARLKLNLDTELTHYSAQFLVENACPKKEDGERSVLTVKDALAFAFKEGIPKKGLWTPLGCMVPPPPSSASHIPRVSLKGKVVEANDLLGVINLLLHQPVGAKLHVWTQEIDSLVDKNFHAPPGYQSRYVGLRDVVIVAMGMVEEEIVAAVKICYKKKTSLIKVSFSQTHTFPQFIGDTIHVIGPTTLLVDFCAPCLSIN, from the exons ATGAGTCTCAATCTGCGGCTTTGGTAGCAGTGGATCTGATAAGCGCTGCACGGCTTAAACTTAACCTCGACACTGAGTTAACTCACTACTCTGCTCAGTTCTTGGTGGAGAACGCTTGTCCCAAGAAGGAAGATGGGGAACGCTCTGTGCTCACTGTGAAAGATGCCCTTGCTTTTGCTTTCAAAGAAGGGATTCCGAAAAAAGGTCTTTGGACACCTTTGGGGTGTATGGTTCCGCCTCCACCATCATCTGCTTCTCACATACCTCGCGTTTCCTTGAAAGGAAAAGTGGTTGAAGCTAATGATTTGCTTGGAGTAATTAACCTGTTGTTGCATCAACCTGTGGGAGCAAAACTGCATGTGTGGACTCAGGAGATTGATTCTCTTGTCGAT AAAAATTTCCATGCCCCGCCAGGTTATCAGTCACGGTATGTTGGGCTTAGAGATGTGGTTATAGTTGCAATGGGGATGGTCGAGGAAGAGATTGTTGCAGCTGTGAAGATATGCTACAAGAAGAAGACATCACTTATCAAAGTGTCTTTCAGCCAAACGCATACGTTTCCACAATTTATTGGTGACACCATTCATGTGATAGGGCCAACAACACTGCTTGTTGACTTCTGTGCCCCGTGCTTATCTATCAACTAA